CCACGCGTGACCTCGGTCGGTTCGTCGCGGGCGAGGAGAGCGCGTACGTCACCGCGGACAACTGGCTCACCGGTATCGAGGGCGGCGTGCTGTGACTCCGGCCCGCTGTGCGGTCTCCTCGACGGGCTGGACGACGACGGCACCCCGGACCCCTCGAAGCCCATCTGGCAGGTCCCACCGGAGGACTGGCCGACCGCGTGGCTCGGGGTCCCGTCTCAGGGCAGGTCGACGTCGACGTCGTGCTGGAGGCTGGCCGCCTTGACCGTGTTGTACAGCAGCATCGCGCGGGTCATCGGCCCGACGCCGCCGGGGACGGGGGTGATGGCACCGGCCTTCGCTTTCGCGCTCTCGAAGTCGACGTCGCCGACCAGTTCGTAGCCCTTCTCGGTGTCGGCCTCGACGCGGTTGATGCCGACGTCGATGACCGTCGCGCCCTCGGCGAGCATGGCGCCGTCTATCATCTCGGGGACGCCGGCCGCGGCGACGACGATGTCCGCCTCGCGGGTCTTCGCCGCCAGGTCCCGGGTTCGGGAGTGACACACCGTCGTGGTCGCGTTCCCGCCGGGGGCCTTCTGGATGAGGAGGTTCGCCATCGGCTTGCCCACGATGTCCGAGCGCCCGACGACCACGGCGTCCGTGCCCTCGGTGTCGACGCCGGCCGACGCGATGAGCTTCTGGATGCCGTGGGGCGTGCAGGGCTTGTACCGGGCGTTGCCGGCGACGAGGCGGCCCACGTTCTCGGGGTGGAACCCGTCGACGTCCTTCAGCGGGTCGATGGCCCTGAGCACCCGCCGGTCGTCGACGTGGTCGGGGACCGGCATCTGGACGAGGATGCCGTCGACGTTGTCGTCGGCGTTGAGGTCGTCGATGGTGTCGTACAGTTCGGACCCGTCGGCCGCCGGGTCGATGTCGATGTCGATGGCCTCGATGCCGACCTCCTCGCAGTCGCTTTGCTTCATCGAGACGTACGTCTCGCTCGCAGGGTCGTCGGACATCAGGACGGTAGCCAGCGATGGGCGGACGCCGGCGTCGTCGAGCTGGTCGATGCTCTCGGCGAGCCCGTCCCGGACGGACTGGGCCAGCGCGTCGCCGTCGATAATCTCTGTCATTGTCTAGTGTGGCGTCACCGGGGGTTTTCTAAGGTGCGGATTCGCCCGGCGTATGCCTCGCCGTAGCACGCACGGGGCGCTGTCGACGGGGTTATCCCGACGGTGAATAAAGATAGCGTCGACTACCCGACAGTGAATACGTATTGTCGTCACAGTCATACCCGACTCCGTTCTACGAGGGCCAACGACCCATGAGCGAGCGTCCGTTCACAGCAGCGACCGGCGACTGGCGGGAGGGAGACCGATGACCGACGGCGAGGAACGCGCCCCCGAACTCGCGTACGGCGAGTTCCTGTGTGCCGGCGAGCGCGTGGTCCGCATCGAGGACGTCGACCGCGAGGACGCCTGGATACGGTCGACGGTGTTCGTGCCAGTCCGGCCCTAGGGACAGGGCCCCTCGGCCATCGACCGGGGCTCGGGCCCCTGGTCGACGGCCCGCGTCGCACCGCTCTCGACGGCGACCAGCATCGCCCGCCCGCCGTAACCGTGGGTCTGATCGTGGCCCCTGACGACGACACAGTCGCGGCCGCGGGGACGGTGATGGCCTCCGACCGGGTGAACGGGGCCGTCGAGTGGGCGTGGAGCAGTTTCCGCCGGCCGAGGCGCTCGCCGTCGAGCGTCTCGACCTGCCACCAGTTCGCGTAGCCGTCCTCGCCGTCGTCGTCGTGATAGATGGTCACGTCGAAGCGGACCTCGCCGTCTCCGGTCGCCTCGACGGCGACGTCGGTGACGTTCGCCTCACGGAGGTCCAGGGCCTCGCTCGGTCGCTCGTCGGTCGGTGAGGGAGACGGGACGACAGTCGATTCCGTCGGCGACGGTGTCACGGTTTCGGACGGTCGCACCGCGGGTGTGGAACCGTCACGACACCCCGCCAGCGTCGCCAGGACCGTGGCCCCCGCCATGAGGACAGCGCGTCGGGTCCCATTGTGGTCGGTCACACCGGCTCAACGCGGCGAGCAATGAAAAATCGGCGGGGAGCCCGGTCGGCGACTGCTTTCACTGTCAGGGACGCCAGTCATAGTGTGAGGGGACCATTCTCTCTCATGGTTGTAGGACGACTCCTGCACTGGCTCGTCAGGGACACGATGCGCGAGACGGGGCGGGACGTGAGCAGAGTGAAGCGAAACGCGGTCGACATCGTCACCCACCCCGTACGGACGCTTTTGAACATCGCGTTCATGACCGTGCTGGTCGGCGTGCTCTACACCATCGTGTACGACAGCGGGGCCGTCGCCGCCGTCGACACCGCCGAGGGAGACAGCCTGGCGATGGTGCTGGCCATCCTGCCACCGCTCCCCGTACTGGCGCTCATCGGGGGTGCCATGGTCGTGCTGGTCCCGCTCACGATGCTGTTTAGAGGTGTCAGCCACGGCCGGTACTACCACTGACACGGGACAACGCCGAAGGCGAGACGCGCGTTTCAGTCGTACAGCGGGAACTCGTCGGTCAGTTCGTCGACGCGCTGGCTTACTTCGGCGACGACGTCGTCGTCATGGGGGGCGTCGACGACCCGGTAGATGAGGTCGGCGACCTCGCGGCAAGTCTCCTCGTCGAAGCCACGGGTTGTGAGCGCGGGCGTACCCGCGCGGATGCCCGAGGGGTTGAACGCCGAGCGCGTCTCTCCGGGGACGGTGTTTGCGTTCAGGACGATGCCGGCCTCCTCCAGCGCTGCCTCCACGTCCTTGCCCGTCGTGTCCGGGTGCGAGGGGCGGAGGTCGACGAGGACGAGGTGGTTGTCGGTCCCGTCCGAGACGAGGTCGAGGCCGTGTTCCTGCAGGCGCTCGCCGAGGGCGCGCGCGTTGTCGACGGTCTGCCGGGCGTAGGTCTCGAATTCGGACTCGAGGGCCTCGCCGAAGCCGACGGCCTTGCCGGCG
The DNA window shown above is from Haloarcula halobia and carries:
- a CDS encoding bifunctional methylenetetrahydrofolate dehydrogenase/methenyltetrahydrofolate cyclohydrolase; translated protein: MTEIIDGDALAQSVRDGLAESIDQLDDAGVRPSLATVLMSDDPASETYVSMKQSDCEEVGIEAIDIDIDPAADGSELYDTIDDLNADDNVDGILVQMPVPDHVDDRRVLRAIDPLKDVDGFHPENVGRLVAGNARYKPCTPHGIQKLIASAGVDTEGTDAVVVGRSDIVGKPMANLLIQKAPGGNATTTVCHSRTRDLAAKTREADIVVAAAGVPEMIDGAMLAEGATVIDVGINRVEADTEKGYELVGDVDFESAKAKAGAITPVPGGVGPMTRAMLLYNTVKAASLQHDVDVDLP